The following is a genomic window from bacterium.
CGCTGGCCGACCGCATCGCCGGCCTCGCCTACTATCAGGCGGGGACCCTGCACATCGAGCAGGCGGTGATCTCCAAAGGCCCACACAAGGTCGTGGCGGTGGGCACGCTGCCGGTCGACCAAAAGACGTTTGCCTTCGACCCCAACGCGCCGATGCAGCTGCAGCTTCGCCTCCAGGACGCGGACCTCAGCTTCTTGACCCTGCTCACCCCCCAGGTCACGGACGCCGCGGGAACGGTCGCCGGCGAGGTGGACGTCGCCGGTACGGTCGGCAGGCCCGAGATGAGCGGCTTCCTGCACTCCACGGGCGGCAAGTTGACCTACGCGGGGCTTCGCAAGCCGATCGACAAGATGAACGTCGACTTGGTCTTTTCTCAAAACGAGATCCTCGTCCGGGACCTCTCCGCGGCGCTGGGGCAGGGTCAGGTCGCCATCGGCGGGACCGTCGGGGTGACGAATTTCCGGCTGGGGGACATCGGGCTGGCCCTCAAGGCGACCCACGCCGACATCGACGCCCCCGGCCTGTATACCGGATTGCTGGACGCGGACCTCCGGCTCAGCGGCCCGGCGCTCGAGCCCGTTCTGTCGGGAAGCGCGACGCTCTCGGAGGGGGTGCTCTCCCCGGCGGGAACGGGGGGCGGTCCCGGTGGAGGGGGACCGAGGTTGGGACTCGACGTCACCCTCGCGGTCGGCCACAACGTCGTCTTCTCGCTGGGGCCGATCCGGGCGGAGGTGGCGGGCTCCGTCCACGCCGCGGGCACGCTGGCCCACCCCCTGCTGTCGGGCCTGGTCACCTCACCGCAGGGGGAGGTGGCGTTCCTGGGATCGACGTTCAGGCTGACTGGCGGCCAGGCCGTATTCTCGGAGGCGTTGGGAGTGGAGCCCCAGATTTCGGCGCGGGCGCAGCAGGTGTACGGGGATACGATCGTCTTCCTCGACGTCAGGGGGCTGGCGTCGCACCCGGACCTGACGGTGACCTCGGATCCGCCCCTCACCCAGGCCGACATCTTGAACCTGGTGGCACGAAACGCGGGGATCTTCGGGGATCCGGGATCGATCCTCGGCCAGGGGCTGGGACGGTACCTACTGGGGTCGCTGCGCGAGGCGCTCGATCTGAACGAGTTCACCCTGACGTACAATCGGGAAAGCCCCGTCACCTTGCGGATCGGAAAGTTTCTGCTTCAGAACATCTACGTGACGGTGTCCGAGGTGTTTGCGGGACCGCAGGTCGCGACGATTCCGTTCCCCGGCACCTTCACCCGGCCCGTGCCCCCCGA
Proteins encoded in this region:
- a CDS encoding translocation/assembly module TamB domain-containing protein; the encoded protein is PLTGIIDGRIEFSGPLDDPSAHLSLALQDSTFGAYAIGSGVADLTMTHQTIDIDRFEIHPAQGQVAAKGRVDLRGSSQVEVSAQDLNPDFLRPFFQIDRPLQGKLNFTVQLSGETRNPTAGLSLEATDAGIAGALADRIAGLAYYQAGTLHIEQAVISKGPHKVVAVGTLPVDQKTFAFDPNAPMQLQLRLQDADLSFLTLLTPQVTDAAGTVAGEVDVAGTVGRPEMSGFLHSTGGKLTYAGLRKPIDKMNVDLVFSQNEILVRDLSAALGQGQVAIGGTVGVTNFRLGDIGLALKATHADIDAPGLYTGLLDADLRLSGPALEPVLSGSATLSEGVLSPAGTGGGPGGGGPRLGLDVTLAVGHNVVFSLGPIRAEVAGSVHAAGTLAHPLLSGLVTSPQGEVAFLGSTFRLTGGQAVFSEALGVEPQISARAQQVYGDTIVFLDVRGLASHPDLTVTSDPPLTQADILNLVARNAGIFGDPGSILGQGLGRYLLGSLREALDLNEFTLTYNRESPVTLRIGKFLLQNIYVTVSEVFAGPQVATIPFPGTFTRPVPPDVSYTVAGLEYFLSPNVLATLNVDTLGGMGVFLLTRFPF